The genomic region ATAAAGGTTTGTTCATTCAACTTTCAAATagtaaaacatacaaaaagacaaaaaaacacacaaacattAACCCCCCGGAAAACatgtttcatttctttttctcacaTTCCATAGCACACACAAAATCAAGAGTTAATCTTCCTGCAATTCTTCCTGATCTCACCACTCGAACCTGTCAAGGGAGAGAGATTCCCCATCTTGATCATTGATTCTGCGAACTGCTCGAAGAACTCTTCCTGATCCTCTGCATATGTCTTCACAAGCTCGCTAGATTCCTCGTTGCTAGAGAATAAGACCTGGTCAGAATTCAAAAGTCCCATGTTCTCGATCAAGTTCTTGAAGTAGCTGTTATCAAACTTTCCGGCACTGTTGATGTCAAGCTCCGACAGGTTTTGGTCTCCACCTGATGGCGGACACCTCTGGCGCAAGTTAGTAGCATAGGACTGCTCTAAGGTTATGTCGGGACTTCCATTTCCGGACTGGTTGTAAAGTCTTTGTCTGAAACTCGTGCATCTTGAGAAGCCGATGGTGTGACTCCCtgaaaataagtaataaatgttttagattttaatgttaACTTGAGAAGCACGTAAATTAAACATGACCATGTCTTTTCCTTGTGTGTAAAGTAAGCTTACCAGACAGGGCAACAAGGTCGGTGAGATCGAGACCTTGATTATTAAACCTCGAGAGAATTGTGCTGAAAGTGTTGTTGGGTGCAGGAATGTTGTTGTTTGAGCCACTCAAGCTTGCACTTCTCGAATCTCTTCTTCC from Brassica oleracea var. oleracea cultivar TO1000 unplaced genomic scaffold, BOL UnpScaffold03652, whole genome shotgun sequence harbors:
- the LOC106321889 gene encoding peroxidase 15 gives rise to the protein GCDGSLLLDSSGSIVTEKGSNPNSNSARGFDVVDQIKAALENECPGTVSCADLLTLAARDSSVLTGGPSWMVPLGRRDSRSASLSGSNNNIPAPNNTFSTILSRFNNQGLDLTDLVALSGSHTIGFSRCTSFRQRLYNQSGNGSPDITLEQSYATNLRQRCPPSGGDQNLSELDINSAGKFDNSYFKNLIENMGLLNSDQVLFSSNEESSELVKTYAEDQEEFFEQFAESMIKMGNLSPLTGSSGEIRKNCRKINS